In the genome of Bacteroidales bacterium, the window GGGATGTGAATGCCCCTTCTCCTGAATCGGTCATACGCCAGGTACTATATGGCAACCAATATTTCCGGGAGGAATTTGGAAAGGAGAGCGTGGATTACATGCTGCCGGACTGTTTTGGATTCCAGGCCCACTTGCCTTCTGTCTGGGCCCATTGCGGCATCAAAGGCTTTTCGACCCAGAAACTGAAATGGGGTTCGGCTGTGGGTGTTCCTTTCAATGTGGGATTGTGGGAAGGTCCCGACGGCAACTCGGTGATCATGGCTAACAGCATCCGCAGTTATGGGGGTGAGGTGGAGCCCCGGGTGGATACCTCCTCTTTCTTCAGCCGTTACCTGGGAAAAACAGGGGAAAAGTATGGCTTTTATGGCGGTTATAGCTACTACGGTGTGGGAGATATTGGCGGTGCCCCGCGTGAGGAAGATGTTCGCCACATGGTCAATTCCCTGGATCATCCCGACAGCGACATCCAGGTCATACCGGCCTCCAGCGACCGGATGTACCAGGATATCACACCCGCCATCCGCGACAGCCTACCCCGTTATAAGGGTGATTTTCTGCTTACCGAGCATTCGGCAGCCTCCATTACTTCACAGGCGTACATGAAACGATGGAATCGCAAGAACGAAAAACTGGCCCAATCGGCAGAACTGTTGGCAGTGATGGCCGACTGGACCGGAGCCCTGGATTATCCTTTTGACAAACTGAATGACTCCTGGGAGCTGATATTGGGCAGCCAGATGCACGATATTATACCGGGCACCAGCATCCCCTCGGCATACCATTATGCCTGGAATGATGAGGTGATTGCCATGAACGGATTGGCCCAGGTGGAGAAAAATGCCACGGGAGCCTTTACCCGGGCCCTGGATACCGATGTAAAAGGCCAACCCGTAGTGGTGTACAATCCGGTCTCCCAAAAACGTCAGGATGTGGTGGAAGCCACCATACCGGGTGAGGACTATGAAGATTTGGCGGTTTATGATCCCGAGGGCAACCGCGTGCCTGCTCAGATCCTTTCCTCCGGAGAAGGAAACACGCGGCTGATCTTTCTTGCCACGGTGTCTTCCGCCGGCTATGCCGTATATGACATCCGGGAGGAAGAGACCCTCGACATGTACCACCATTTAAGGGTAACGGAAAACTCCCTGGAGAACGATTATTACCGGGTTACTCTCAATGAGCACGGCGATGTGGCTTCGGTGTATGACAAACGCCTGGGCCGCGAGTTGCTGGAATCACCCATCCGCTTGGCCTTCTTAAAGGCCAACCCCCGCAGATGGCCGGCATGGAACATGTCGTGGCGGGAAAGGATCCACGAACCCACAGGCTATGTGGAAGGAGACCCGGAGATCCGCATCATCGAAAAGGGTCCCGTGCGCGTTTCCCTGGAAATAACCCGGCAGAGCCGAGGCTCTACCTTCCGGCAAACCGTCAGCCTGGCCCGGGGCAAGGCAGGAAAAAGACTGATGTTCGACAACAAGGTGGTCTGGAAGACGCAGGGAACCACCCTTAAGGCCTTGTTTCCCCTTACGGCTCATAACTTCCATGCCCGATACAACCTGGGCCTGGGAACCATAGAACGGCCCAGCAACCACTCCCGCCAATATGAAGTACCCTCGCGGGAGTGGATCGACCTGACCGATACCAGCGGCACCTTTGGCGTATCCATCCTGGAGGACTGCAAGTTCGGCTCCGATAAACCCGATGGCAACACCATCCGGCTGACCCTGTTGCATACACCGGTGGCCCATACTTACTTTGACCAGGCTACCCAGGACTTCGGAACCCACCGGTTTACCTATGCCCTGTACGGTCACCCGGGTAACTGGAACCAGGGCAACACCGAATGGAGAGGACTTGCTGTAAACCAACCCATGCAGGCCTTCACCGTGCCCAAACATCCGGGGCAGCTGGGGAGAAGCTTTTCCTTTGCCCGACTGAGCAGCGATGAGGTGGCCATCCGGGCCGTCAAAAAAGCTGAGGATGGTGAATCCTATATCATCCGGCTGCAGGAGCTCTCGGGCAAT includes:
- a CDS encoding alpha-mannosidase: MRSFAPILGAALMLFVTSLSAQTNRDYDLTEDKVLYLVGYAHLDTEWRWDYPTTINEYLKNTLDDNFALFEKYPQYVFNFTGSRRYRLMREYYPDRYERLKKYIDRGRWHVSGSSVDEGDVNAPSPESVIRQVLYGNQYFREEFGKESVDYMLPDCFGFQAHLPSVWAHCGIKGFSTQKLKWGSAVGVPFNVGLWEGPDGNSVIMANSIRSYGGEVEPRVDTSSFFSRYLGKTGEKYGFYGGYSYYGVGDIGGAPREEDVRHMVNSLDHPDSDIQVIPASSDRMYQDITPAIRDSLPRYKGDFLLTEHSAASITSQAYMKRWNRKNEKLAQSAELLAVMADWTGALDYPFDKLNDSWELILGSQMHDIIPGTSIPSAYHYAWNDEVIAMNGLAQVEKNATGAFTRALDTDVKGQPVVVYNPVSQKRQDVVEATIPGEDYEDLAVYDPEGNRVPAQILSSGEGNTRLIFLATVSSAGYAVYDIREEETLDMYHHLRVTENSLENDYYRVTLNEHGDVASVYDKRLGRELLESPIRLAFLKANPRRWPAWNMSWRERIHEPTGYVEGDPEIRIIEKGPVRVSLEITRQSRGSTFRQTVSLARGKAGKRLMFDNKVVWKTQGTTLKALFPLTAHNFHARYNLGLGTIERPSNHSRQYEVPSREWIDLTDTSGTFGVSILEDCKFGSDKPDGNTIRLTLLHTPVAHTYFDQATQDFGTHRFTYALYGHPGNWNQGNTEWRGLAVNQPMQAFTVPKHPGQLGRSFSFARLSSDEVAIRAVKKAEDGESYIIRLQELSGNPTRDVTLDLGPPIRQASEVDGQERMIRELDVPNGNLELDMKGYAIRSISVKLRNYPGNLSQPDYQTLKIPYNVDVFSGDDNRSDGSIGDSSGTYPAEMIPSTIVSDDVAFSLGSGAVGEMNALECRGQQLDLPEGNHNTLYLLAAAKKETNGRFELGSAGKELSIQPWTGFVGQWDKRVFRTPEQREVKKVQPGYIRRDPIAWYCSHHHTPDKNVAYEYSYIYRYALDIPSGASTLKLPDNPDILVFAATAARNPNDAAGALSPLYDDLSNREGFKVKEESWPGKDLQPQAQLSVQRLHNRDEIFSQISREDYANLTSLNGVTMTYYPEGEAYTRAAVGAEKILLQDLFDGSGKTRKTFDEVIWYDNGQGRYVMDLQQSLAMDSLSFTSPVFTLYGIPIYTVWGTNDPGPTVKGDPAVNGWTYLGAHRKSEGVLWSDAWSRTTMTFPDGANQYRHIMWIADKNWHGTHYFFEVDVFEEK